A single genomic interval of Mycobacterium sp. DL592 harbors:
- a CDS encoding SDR family oxidoreductase, which yields MPRFEPNPARRPALVAGASSGIGAATALELASRGFPVALGARRVEKCQELVDQIRSNGGEAVALPLDVTDADSVKGFVHGATEALGEIEVLVAGAGDTYFGRLYEISPDDFDSQLQIHLVGAFRLANAVLPGMIDRQRGDVIFVGSDVSLRQRPHMGAYGAAKAGLVAMVTNLQMELEGTGVRASIVHPGPTKTSMGWSLPGELIGPALEDWAKWGQARHDYFLRAADLARAISFVAETPRGGFIVSIEVQPEAPLSDAPKERQQLKYREES from the coding sequence ATGCCCCGTTTCGAACCGAACCCAGCCCGCCGGCCGGCTCTCGTCGCCGGCGCATCGTCCGGCATCGGCGCGGCGACCGCACTCGAGTTGGCCTCGCGCGGCTTCCCGGTCGCCCTCGGCGCCCGCCGTGTCGAGAAGTGCCAGGAGCTCGTCGACCAGATCCGCTCGAACGGCGGTGAGGCCGTGGCACTTCCGCTCGACGTCACCGACGCCGACTCCGTCAAGGGATTCGTGCACGGAGCCACCGAGGCACTCGGTGAGATCGAGGTGCTCGTGGCCGGCGCCGGTGACACCTACTTCGGCCGGCTCTACGAGATCAGCCCCGACGATTTCGATTCCCAGCTGCAGATCCACCTCGTCGGTGCCTTCCGCCTGGCGAATGCGGTGCTACCCGGAATGATCGACCGGCAGCGCGGTGACGTCATCTTCGTCGGTTCCGACGTGTCGCTGCGGCAGCGCCCGCATATGGGCGCCTACGGCGCGGCCAAGGCCGGTCTGGTGGCGATGGTGACCAACCTGCAGATGGAGCTGGAGGGCACCGGCGTCCGTGCGTCGATCGTCCACCCCGGCCCGACCAAGACCTCGATGGGCTGGAGCCTCCCGGGCGAGCTGATCGGCCCGGCGCTGGAGGACTGGGCCAAGTGGGGCCAAGCCCGCCACGATTACTTCCTGCGCGCAGCCGATCTGGCCCGCGCGATCTCCTTCGTCGCCGAGACCCCGCGCGGCGGGTTCATCGTGTCGATCGAAGTGCAGCCGGAGGCGCCGTTGTCCGACGCGCCCAAAGAACGTCAACAACTGAAGTATCGGGAGGAATCGTGA
- a CDS encoding cytochrome P450 — translation MPAATGERPVELVLDPYDYDFHEDPYPYYKRLRDEAPLYRNEERNFWALTRHADVHKAFRETVALSNKLGVSLDPISRTPEAHRTMSFLAMDDPAHLRLRTLVSKGFTPRRIRELEPRVLQLTTEHLDAALESESFDFITEFAGKLPMDVISELVGVPKEDRQHLRALADGVMHRDDGVADVPPAAIEASINLFVYYADMVAQRRKKPHDDLTTALIEAEIDGDRLTDDEIMAFLFLMVVAGNETTTKLLGNAAFWGWKNPDQLATVHADHSRVPLWVEETLRYDTSSQILARTVVKDIEYYGTTLHDGDVLLLVPGAAHRDERVFDEPDAFHIGRDIGSKLLSFGSGAHFCLGAHLARMEARMALEEFFKRIRSYEIDEANAVRVHSSNVRGFANVPITVKKA, via the coding sequence ATGCCCGCTGCGACCGGAGAACGGCCCGTCGAGCTGGTCCTCGACCCGTATGACTACGACTTCCACGAGGACCCGTATCCGTACTACAAGCGGCTGCGCGACGAGGCGCCGCTGTACCGCAACGAGGAACGCAACTTCTGGGCGCTGACACGGCATGCCGACGTGCACAAGGCTTTTCGTGAGACCGTCGCGTTGTCGAACAAGCTCGGGGTGTCACTCGACCCGATCTCCCGCACGCCTGAAGCGCACCGCACCATGTCGTTTCTGGCCATGGACGACCCCGCCCACCTGCGCCTGCGCACCCTGGTGTCCAAAGGGTTCACGCCGCGGCGTATCCGCGAGCTCGAGCCCCGCGTGCTGCAACTGACCACCGAGCACCTCGACGCCGCCCTGGAGAGCGAAAGCTTCGACTTCATCACCGAATTCGCCGGCAAGCTGCCGATGGACGTGATCTCGGAGCTCGTCGGGGTGCCCAAGGAGGACCGTCAGCACCTGCGTGCGCTGGCCGACGGCGTGATGCACCGCGACGACGGGGTGGCCGACGTCCCCCCCGCCGCCATCGAGGCCTCGATCAACCTGTTCGTCTACTACGCCGACATGGTGGCCCAGCGCCGTAAGAAGCCGCACGACGATCTGACGACAGCCCTGATCGAAGCCGAGATCGACGGCGACCGACTGACCGACGACGAGATCATGGCGTTCCTGTTCCTGATGGTCGTCGCCGGCAACGAGACCACCACCAAACTGCTTGGCAATGCCGCTTTCTGGGGCTGGAAGAACCCCGATCAGCTGGCTACCGTCCACGCCGACCACTCGCGGGTTCCGCTGTGGGTGGAGGAGACACTGCGCTACGACACCTCCAGCCAGATCCTGGCCCGCACGGTCGTCAAGGACATCGAGTACTACGGCACCACCCTGCATGACGGTGACGTGCTGTTGCTGGTACCGGGTGCCGCCCATCGTGACGAGCGGGTATTCGACGAACCCGACGCCTTCCACATCGGCCGCGACATCGGTTCCAAGCTGCTCAGTTTCGGTTCCGGCGCGCACTTCTGCCTCGGCGCGCACCTGGCCCGGATGGAGGCCCGGATGGCGTTGGAGGAGTTCTTCAAACGCATCCGCTCCTACGAGATCGACGAAGCCAATGCGGTCCGTGTCCACTCCAGCAACGTCCGCGGTTTCGCGAACGTGCCGATCACCGTGAAGAAGGCCTGA
- a CDS encoding TetR/AcrR family transcriptional regulator: MSSDTVVAVTRDGSDVPRNRRQEETFRKVLRAGVEMLRETSYSDLTVRAVAARAKVAPATAYTYFSSKNHLIAEVYLDLVKQAPFFTDVNDTRLRRVEQALRSLALVIADEPEVAVACTTAVLSNDAGVRPVRDRIGAEIHKRIKSALGPDSDPRIVSALEMTYYGALVHAGSGTLTYHQVADRMSYVVGLILGDEN; encoded by the coding sequence GTGTCCAGCGATACCGTGGTAGCCGTCACACGTGACGGTTCCGACGTTCCGCGCAACCGCCGCCAGGAAGAGACCTTCCGCAAAGTGCTGCGCGCCGGCGTCGAAATGCTGCGGGAAACGTCCTACTCCGACCTGACCGTGCGTGCGGTCGCGGCGCGGGCCAAGGTCGCACCGGCGACGGCCTACACCTACTTCTCGTCGAAAAACCATCTGATCGCCGAGGTGTACCTCGACCTGGTCAAGCAGGCGCCGTTCTTCACCGATGTCAACGACACCAGACTTCGCCGGGTGGAGCAGGCGCTGCGCAGCCTGGCACTGGTGATCGCCGACGAACCCGAGGTGGCGGTCGCCTGCACCACCGCCGTGCTGTCCAACGACGCCGGGGTGCGCCCGGTGCGTGACCGTATCGGCGCCGAGATCCACAAACGCATCAAGTCCGCGCTCGGCCCCGATTCCGATCCGCGGATCGTCTCGGCGCTGGAGATGACGTACTACGGCGCGCTCGTGCACGCCGGCAGCGGCACCCTGACCTATCACCAAGTTGCCGACCGGATGTCCTACGTGGTCGGCTTGATTCTGGGAGACGAAAACTGA
- a CDS encoding aldehyde dehydrogenase, with protein MAIAADNSSDLFIDGKFEAGGNGRYPTINPATEEVLGTAADGDAADMDRAIEAARRAFDTTDWSTNTELRVRGIRQLRDAMKANIEQLRDLTIAEVGAPRMLTSAAQLEGPVDDLSFSADTAEAYEWRQDLGVAAPMGIKTQRTIAREAVGVVGAITPWNFPHQINLAKLGPALAAGNTIVLKPAPDTPWCAAVLGELIAEHTDIPPGVVNIVTSDDHSVGALLSSDPRVDMVSFTGSTNTGRAVMAAGAATIKKVFLELGGKSAFLVLDDADLAGACSMSAFTASMHAGQGCAITTRLVVPRARYDEAVEAAAATMAGLAPGDPNNPGTICGPVISERQRDRVQSYLDLAIEEGGRFACGGGRPAGRDTGFFIAPTVIAGLDNNARVAREEIFGPVLTVIAHDGDDDAVRIANDSPFGLSGSVFSADPERAQAVANRLRVGTVNVNGGVWYSADVPFGGYKQSGVGREMGLAGFEEYLELKVIATAV; from the coding sequence ATGGCGATAGCAGCCGACAACAGCAGCGATCTCTTCATCGACGGGAAGTTCGAAGCGGGCGGAAACGGCCGGTATCCGACGATCAACCCGGCGACCGAAGAGGTGCTGGGCACGGCCGCCGACGGCGATGCCGCGGACATGGACCGGGCCATCGAGGCCGCGCGCCGCGCCTTCGACACCACCGACTGGTCGACCAACACCGAGCTGCGGGTGCGCGGTATCCGGCAGTTGCGCGATGCGATGAAGGCCAACATCGAGCAGCTGCGCGACCTCACGATCGCCGAAGTGGGCGCCCCGCGGATGCTGACGTCGGCGGCCCAGCTCGAGGGCCCGGTCGACGACCTGTCGTTCAGCGCCGATACCGCCGAGGCCTACGAGTGGCGCCAGGATCTCGGTGTCGCCGCCCCGATGGGTATCAAGACCCAGCGCACCATCGCGCGGGAGGCCGTCGGTGTCGTCGGCGCGATCACCCCGTGGAACTTCCCGCATCAGATCAACCTGGCCAAGCTGGGCCCCGCGCTGGCGGCAGGCAACACCATCGTTCTCAAGCCCGCGCCCGATACCCCTTGGTGCGCAGCAGTTCTCGGTGAGCTGATCGCCGAGCACACCGACATCCCGCCGGGCGTGGTCAACATCGTCACCTCCGACGACCACTCGGTGGGCGCGCTGCTGTCCAGCGACCCGCGGGTGGACATGGTGTCGTTCACCGGATCCACCAACACCGGGCGCGCGGTGATGGCCGCCGGCGCCGCCACCATCAAGAAGGTGTTCCTGGAACTCGGCGGTAAGTCGGCGTTCCTGGTGCTCGACGACGCCGATCTGGCCGGGGCCTGCTCGATGTCGGCATTCACCGCCTCCATGCATGCCGGACAGGGCTGCGCGATCACCACACGTCTGGTCGTCCCGCGGGCCCGCTACGACGAAGCGGTCGAGGCAGCTGCCGCGACGATGGCCGGCCTGGCCCCCGGCGACCCGAACAACCCTGGAACCATCTGCGGCCCAGTCATTTCCGAGCGACAGCGTGACCGGGTGCAGTCCTACCTCGATCTGGCGATCGAGGAGGGCGGCCGGTTCGCCTGTGGCGGGGGCCGGCCGGCCGGCCGGGACACGGGCTTCTTTATCGCACCGACGGTGATCGCCGGGCTGGACAACAACGCCCGGGTGGCGCGCGAGGAGATCTTCGGGCCGGTGCTGACGGTGATCGCCCATGACGGCGACGACGACGCGGTCCGGATCGCCAACGACTCGCCGTTCGGTCTGTCCGGCAGCGTGTTCAGTGCCGATCCCGAGCGCGCCCAGGCGGTCGCCAACCGGCTGCGGGTCGGCACCGTCAATGTCAACGGCGGTGTCTGGTACTCCGCGGACGTGCCGTTCGGCGGTTACAAGCAGTCCGGCGTCGGCCGCGAGATGGGCCTGGCCGGCTTCGAGGAGTACCTCGAACTGAAAGTCATTGCCACAGCCGTGTAG
- a CDS encoding SDR family oxidoreductase: MGQFDEKVAIVTGAGGGIGQAYAEALAREGAAVVVADINIEGAQKVADGIKGEGGTALALPVDVSDPVSAKAMADQTLAEFGGIDYLVNNAAIFGGMKLDFLITVDWDYYKKFMSVNLDGALVCTRAVYRKMAKRGGGAIINQSSTAAWLYSNFYGLAKAGVNSLTQQLATELGGQNIRINAIAPGPINTEANRTTTPQEMVADIVKGIPLSRMGEVDDLVGMCLFLLSDQAKWITGQIFNVDGGQIFRS; this comes from the coding sequence ATGGGACAGTTTGACGAGAAGGTGGCCATCGTCACCGGTGCCGGCGGCGGCATCGGGCAGGCCTACGCCGAGGCGCTCGCCCGCGAGGGAGCGGCCGTCGTGGTCGCCGACATCAACATCGAGGGCGCGCAGAAGGTCGCCGACGGCATCAAGGGCGAGGGCGGCACCGCGCTCGCGCTGCCCGTCGACGTCAGCGACCCGGTTTCGGCCAAGGCGATGGCGGATCAGACGCTCGCCGAGTTCGGCGGGATCGATTACCTGGTCAACAACGCCGCGATCTTCGGTGGGATGAAGCTGGACTTCCTCATCACCGTCGACTGGGACTACTACAAGAAGTTCATGAGCGTAAACCTCGACGGCGCGCTGGTGTGCACCCGCGCGGTCTACCGCAAGATGGCCAAGCGCGGCGGCGGCGCGATCATCAACCAGTCCTCGACCGCGGCATGGCTGTACTCGAACTTCTACGGGCTGGCCAAGGCCGGGGTCAACAGCCTCACCCAACAGCTCGCCACCGAGCTCGGCGGCCAGAACATCCGGATCAACGCGATCGCGCCCGGCCCGATCAACACCGAGGCCAACCGCACCACCACGCCGCAGGAGATGGTCGCCGACATCGTCAAGGGAATTCCGTTGTCCCGCATGGGTGAAGTCGACGACCTGGTGGGCATGTGCCTGTTCCTGCTGTCGGATCAGGCCAAGTGGATCACGGGCCAGATCTTCAACGTCGACGGCGGACAGATTTTCCGCTCATGA
- a CDS encoding NAD(P)-dependent oxidoreductase codes for MTAGDVKVGYIGLGNQGAPMAKRLTAWPGGLIVFDVRPDVMAPFAELGATLAGSVADVANADVIEVTVLNDEQVRDVVAQLAEHAKPGTVIAIHSTIEPNTAAELAEQLRPKGIHIVDAPVSGGAGAADKGELAVMVGADDDAYERVKPVFKQWASLVVRAGEPGAGTRMKLARNMLTFIGFAAACEASRLAEAAGIDLQKLGRVVRHSDAQSGGPGAIMVRDDTAPLESDHFIYNMFIHTRGLAEKDLKLALGLGEATGVELPLAEIALRDLAAGLGVPHTKE; via the coding sequence ATGACGGCCGGCGACGTGAAGGTCGGCTACATCGGGCTGGGAAACCAGGGCGCGCCGATGGCCAAACGGCTCACAGCGTGGCCCGGCGGGCTGATCGTCTTCGACGTCCGGCCCGACGTGATGGCGCCGTTCGCCGAACTCGGGGCCACGCTGGCCGGCAGCGTCGCTGATGTCGCGAACGCCGACGTCATCGAGGTGACCGTGCTCAACGACGAGCAGGTGCGCGATGTGGTCGCCCAGCTCGCGGAGCACGCCAAGCCCGGAACCGTCATTGCCATCCACTCGACCATCGAGCCGAACACGGCCGCTGAATTGGCTGAGCAGTTGCGGCCCAAGGGTATTCACATCGTCGACGCACCGGTCAGCGGCGGCGCCGGTGCTGCTGACAAGGGTGAGCTGGCCGTCATGGTCGGCGCGGACGACGACGCGTACGAACGGGTCAAGCCGGTGTTCAAACAGTGGGCCTCATTGGTGGTCCGCGCCGGTGAGCCGGGCGCCGGCACCCGGATGAAGCTGGCCCGGAACATGTTGACCTTCATTGGTTTTGCCGCCGCCTGCGAGGCCTCCAGGCTGGCCGAGGCGGCCGGAATCGACCTGCAGAAGCTCGGCCGGGTGGTCCGGCACAGCGACGCCCAGAGCGGCGGTCCCGGCGCCATCATGGTCCGCGACGACACCGCACCGCTGGAGTCCGATCACTTCATCTACAACATGTTCATCCACACCCGCGGGCTGGCCGAGAAGGATCTGAAGTTGGCTCTGGGCCTGGGCGAAGCCACCGGCGTGGAACTGCCGCTGGCCGAGATCGCGCTACGAGACCTGGCCGCCGGGCTGGGCGTCCCCCACACGAAGGAGTGA
- a CDS encoding carboxymuconolactone decarboxylase family protein produces the protein MDELRRKGLEKMNEVYGWEMPNIEGNPYFDLTVEHLFGSIWTRPGLSMRDKRIMTLTAVAALGIDDLAEIQSNAALHNNELTADELKEMAIFLTHYLGFPLGSKFDGAVGRVVAKRAKAAEKGEGENKKANVNAAVKMHSGKNLED, from the coding sequence ATGGACGAACTGCGCCGCAAGGGCCTCGAGAAGATGAACGAGGTCTACGGCTGGGAGATGCCCAATATCGAGGGCAACCCGTACTTCGACCTGACCGTCGAGCATCTCTTCGGCAGCATCTGGACGCGCCCGGGTCTGTCGATGCGCGACAAGCGGATCATGACGCTGACCGCCGTCGCCGCCCTGGGCATCGACGATCTCGCCGAGATCCAGTCCAACGCCGCCCTGCACAACAACGAACTCACCGCCGACGAGCTCAAGGAGATGGCGATCTTCTTGACCCACTACCTCGGCTTCCCGCTGGGCTCGAAGTTCGACGGCGCGGTGGGCCGGGTGGTGGCCAAGCGTGCCAAGGCCGCGGAGAAGGGCGAGGGCGAGAATAAGAAGGCCAACGTCAACGCCGCGGTGAAGATGCACAGCGGCAAGAATCTCGAGGACTGA
- a CDS encoding TetR/AcrR family transcriptional regulator: MRTHGWSGSAPATDDEAVARILAAANKAIDTHGADLSIADVARTLGVTRQTVYRYFPSTDALLQAAAMQATTGFLDRIAARVAGMTDPAEAVTEAIATAVEALPQDKHMGLLLGPERAGAFSAEITSDVALAFGVSMLGRFDVDWAAAGFGDDDLTELAEHLLRTIQSFTLDPGRPPRQGVQLRRYLRRWVGGALTRDAPTAAAVGRNSASSH, encoded by the coding sequence GTGCGCACCCACGGCTGGTCGGGGTCAGCGCCCGCAACCGACGACGAGGCCGTCGCGCGGATCCTGGCGGCCGCGAACAAAGCCATCGACACCCACGGCGCCGATCTGAGCATCGCCGACGTCGCCCGCACCCTGGGCGTCACCCGCCAAACGGTGTACCGCTACTTCCCCAGCACCGACGCGCTGCTCCAGGCCGCGGCCATGCAGGCCACCACCGGATTCCTCGACCGGATCGCGGCGCGCGTGGCCGGTATGACCGATCCGGCCGAGGCGGTGACCGAGGCGATTGCGACGGCGGTGGAGGCACTGCCCCAGGACAAGCACATGGGTCTGCTGCTGGGTCCCGAACGCGCGGGTGCCTTCAGCGCGGAGATCACCTCCGACGTGGCACTGGCATTCGGTGTGTCGATGCTGGGCCGCTTCGATGTCGATTGGGCCGCAGCGGGATTCGGCGACGATGACCTCACCGAGCTGGCCGAGCATCTGCTCAGGACCATCCAGTCGTTCACCCTCGATCCGGGGCGGCCGCCACGGCAAGGCGTGCAGTTGCGGCGCTACCTGCGCCGCTGGGTCGGCGGCGCACTGACGCGTGACGCGCCTACGGCTGCGGCAGTGGGACGGAACTCGGCGTCGTCGCATTGA
- a CDS encoding cytochrome P450 → MTAGVCPFGQGFDFTDPDVLLEGMPVTQLAQLRKTAPVWWNEQPAGTNVFDDGGYWVISKHRDIKAISRDSHLWSTNAQGVIMRFPEGTPKEGLELTKALLINHDAPEHTRLRKLVSRLFTPRSVAALEEKLALAARDIVAAAAEKGSGNFVDDIAMPLPLMAIADLIGVPEEDRQKLFHWTNSIMNSEDPDFENDPTVSNAELMGYAYTMAEQRRQCPADDIVTRLVQADIDGESLSEVEFAFFVILLAVAGNETTRNAMTHGINAFFDNPDQWELFKRERPATAVDEIIRWATPIHCFQRTALTDVELGGVTIRKGQRAGLFYSSANYDEDVFEEPFRFNILRDPNPHMSFGGNGAHFCVGANLARMEIKLIFDEIANQIPDISKLGEPERLRSGFVNGVKDLPVSYH, encoded by the coding sequence ATGACCGCAGGTGTCTGCCCCTTTGGCCAGGGTTTCGACTTCACTGACCCCGACGTCCTTTTGGAGGGCATGCCGGTCACCCAGCTCGCGCAGCTGCGCAAGACCGCGCCGGTGTGGTGGAACGAGCAGCCCGCGGGTACCAACGTCTTCGACGACGGCGGCTACTGGGTGATCAGCAAGCACCGCGACATCAAGGCCATCTCCCGCGACAGCCATCTGTGGTCCACCAACGCCCAGGGCGTCATCATGCGGTTCCCCGAAGGCACCCCCAAAGAAGGCCTCGAGCTCACCAAGGCCCTACTGATCAACCACGACGCTCCCGAACACACCCGGCTGCGCAAGCTGGTATCGCGACTGTTCACCCCGCGCTCGGTGGCCGCCCTGGAGGAGAAGCTGGCGCTGGCGGCCCGCGACATCGTGGCTGCCGCAGCTGAGAAGGGCTCCGGAAACTTCGTCGACGATATCGCGATGCCGTTGCCGCTCATGGCGATTGCCGACCTGATCGGGGTTCCCGAAGAAGACCGCCAGAAGCTGTTCCACTGGACCAACAGCATCATGAACAGCGAAGACCCCGACTTCGAGAACGACCCGACGGTGTCCAATGCCGAACTGATGGGCTACGCCTACACGATGGCCGAGCAGCGGCGGCAGTGCCCGGCCGACGATATCGTCACCCGGCTGGTGCAGGCCGACATCGATGGTGAGTCGCTCTCGGAGGTCGAGTTCGCGTTCTTCGTCATCCTGCTCGCGGTGGCCGGCAACGAGACCACCCGAAATGCCATGACGCACGGCATCAATGCGTTCTTCGACAACCCCGACCAGTGGGAGCTGTTCAAACGTGAGCGCCCCGCGACCGCGGTCGACGAGATCATCCGCTGGGCCACACCGATCCACTGCTTCCAGCGCACCGCACTCACCGACGTGGAACTCGGCGGCGTGACGATCCGCAAGGGCCAGCGCGCCGGCCTGTTCTACAGTTCGGCCAACTACGACGAGGACGTCTTCGAAGAGCCCTTCCGGTTCAACATCCTGCGCGACCCGAACCCGCATATGAGCTTCGGCGGCAACGGCGCCCATTTCTGCGTGGGCGCGAACCTGGCGCGCATGGAGATCAAGCTGATCTTCGACGAGATCGCCAACCAGATCCCCGACATCAGCAAGCTCGGCGAGCCCGAGCGGCTGCGGTCGGGATTCGTCAACGGCGTCAAGGATCTGCCGGTCTCGTATCACTGA
- a CDS encoding acyl-CoA carboxylase subunit beta encodes MADRPELDELLARRALTEDAARPDAVARRHAAGGRTARENIADLIDDGSFVEYGRFAIAAQRQRRDLEDLIARTPADGLVAGTAQIDGRPCAVLSYDYTVLAGTQGVYGHLKKDRLFEIIERLRLPTVFFAEGGGGRPGDTDHPTVSSLEVRAFKLWAALSGVVPRIAIVKGRCFAGNAVIAGCSDLIVATADTSIGMGGPAMIAGGGLGEVAPEAVGPISVQAPNGVVDVVVADEAEAVAVTKRLLGYFRGPVAPGTAADQTALRTIVPERARRAYPVAPVIQTIADQDSVTFLREKFAPEMVTALARIDGRPVGVIANNTMVMAGAITAAAADKAARFLQLCDTFGIPIVSLIDCPGYMVGPAAEADALVRRASRLLVAGAALRVPMVAVVLRRGYGLGAQAMTGGSLREPLLSVAWAGAHLGPMGLEGAVRLGMRKELEAIADDAEREERVRQATAAAQENAKALNAAAIFEIDDVIDPADTRGLIAATLAAASAQGELPPLRRFVDTW; translated from the coding sequence ATGGCCGACCGCCCCGAACTCGACGAACTGCTGGCGCGACGTGCGTTGACCGAGGATGCGGCGCGACCGGACGCGGTGGCCCGCAGGCATGCCGCCGGAGGGCGCACGGCCAGAGAGAACATCGCCGACCTCATCGACGACGGGTCGTTCGTCGAGTACGGGCGCTTCGCCATCGCCGCACAGCGGCAGCGCCGCGACCTCGAGGACCTGATCGCCCGCACGCCCGCCGACGGGCTGGTGGCCGGCACGGCGCAGATCGACGGTCGGCCGTGCGCGGTGCTGTCCTACGACTACACCGTGCTGGCCGGCACCCAAGGCGTGTACGGGCACCTCAAGAAAGACCGCCTCTTCGAGATCATCGAGCGCCTGCGGCTGCCCACCGTGTTCTTCGCCGAAGGCGGCGGCGGACGGCCCGGCGACACCGACCATCCGACGGTGTCCTCTCTGGAGGTCCGGGCGTTCAAGTTGTGGGCCGCGCTGTCGGGAGTGGTACCGCGCATCGCAATCGTCAAGGGCCGATGCTTCGCCGGCAACGCCGTCATCGCCGGATGCTCGGATCTGATCGTGGCGACCGCCGACACCTCGATCGGCATGGGCGGGCCGGCGATGATCGCCGGTGGCGGACTGGGCGAGGTCGCCCCCGAGGCGGTCGGGCCGATCTCGGTGCAGGCACCCAACGGTGTGGTCGACGTCGTCGTCGCCGACGAGGCCGAAGCCGTCGCCGTCACCAAACGGTTGCTGGGCTACTTCCGCGGACCGGTCGCCCCGGGCACCGCAGCCGACCAAACCGCTTTGCGCACAATCGTTCCCGAGCGAGCCCGCCGGGCCTACCCGGTGGCCCCGGTCATCCAGACGATCGCCGACCAGGACTCGGTGACGTTCCTGCGGGAGAAGTTCGCACCCGAGATGGTGACGGCCCTGGCCCGCATTGACGGCAGGCCGGTCGGGGTGATCGCCAACAACACCATGGTGATGGCAGGTGCGATCACCGCCGCGGCGGCCGACAAGGCGGCCAGGTTCCTGCAGCTGTGCGACACCTTCGGCATCCCGATCGTCTCGCTCATCGACTGCCCCGGCTACATGGTCGGCCCGGCGGCCGAAGCCGACGCGCTGGTGCGGCGGGCGTCGCGGCTGCTGGTCGCCGGCGCCGCGTTGCGGGTGCCGATGGTGGCGGTGGTGCTGCGCCGCGGTTACGGCCTCGGCGCGCAGGCCATGACCGGCGGCAGCCTGCGTGAACCGCTGCTGTCGGTGGCCTGGGCAGGCGCCCACCTCGGCCCGATGGGGCTCGAGGGCGCGGTGCGGCTGGGAATGCGCAAGGAACTCGAGGCCATCGCCGACGACGCCGAGCGCGAGGAACGGGTGCGCCAGGCCACCGCCGCTGCCCAGGAGAACGCCAAGGCGCTCAACGCCGCGGCGATCTTCGAGATCGACGACGTCATCGACCCTGCGGACACCCGGGGCCTGATCGCGGCGACCCTGGCCGCGGCGAGCGCGCAGGGTGAACTGCCGCCGCTGCGCCGGTTCGTCGACACCTGGTGA